In Lacrimispora indolis DSM 755, a genomic segment contains:
- a CDS encoding FadR/GntR family transcriptional regulator produces MEFQKLSASSLKEMFICQIRDMILSGHIPVGSKLPPEREIARQMQVSRAVVNSGFAELEKQGFLEVHPRQGVFVADYGKNGNINTLNAIMEYHGDTLGQAEIYSILEVRRALEHLATDSIIKNSSNEDILGLEGLLEEVADATSIEETVSATFSFHHRLSVISGNSIIPLIYISFKPVVTQLWKRFCLRYGKEALYDSVLCLYKCLKDRDAEAARRCTDKQLDEALEGGHQIY; encoded by the coding sequence ATGGAATTTCAGAAACTTAGCGCTTCCAGCTTAAAAGAAATGTTTATTTGTCAGATTCGTGACATGATTTTATCAGGGCATATCCCGGTTGGAAGCAAATTACCTCCTGAAAGGGAGATTGCGAGACAGATGCAGGTTAGCCGTGCAGTGGTTAACAGTGGGTTTGCAGAACTTGAAAAACAGGGCTTTTTGGAAGTACATCCAAGGCAGGGAGTGTTTGTAGCAGATTACGGCAAGAACGGAAATATCAATACCTTAAATGCCATTATGGAATATCACGGAGATACACTTGGACAGGCAGAAATTTACTCCATACTTGAAGTACGCCGGGCATTGGAGCATCTGGCAACGGATTCCATTATAAAGAATTCATCCAATGAGGATATTCTTGGATTGGAAGGATTATTAGAGGAAGTTGCAGATGCAACTTCGATTGAAGAAACGGTATCAGCCACCTTTTCTTTTCATCACAGACTTTCCGTTATCAGCGGAAACAGTATTATTCCTTTAATTTACATATCTTTTAAACCTGTTGTAACACAGCTTTGGAAACGTTTTTGTCTGCGTTACGGGAAAGAGGCACTATACGACAGCGTACTTTGTTTATATAAATGCCTCAAAGACCGTGATGCGGAGGCGGCAAGACGATGCACCGATAAACAGCTGGATGAGGCTTTGGAAGGTGGTCATCAGATATATTAA
- a CDS encoding ABC transporter substrate-binding protein — translation MEKPQNLPLKRIMPLLMAMILTFASIVSGCGSSSSSSQPSSSSQAPEESKTSAESTTKKDELILAVGKTDTGMFDPKKGWGTHAQIRLTHSSLLRIDSDMNFVPDLAESYEVSEDALTWTFPLRDDVKFSNGNPVTAEDVKFTYEMLQADGVKFDLSFMKSIEAKDAHTIVITLSEPRSTFVSQLTEIGIVPKDLYDDNYSGNPIGSGPYKVVQYNDGQQIIMEYNEYWYGTEPQFKKLTLLLLEEDAALAAAKAGEADIVYVPPTFADQAVDGMTLLKFESIDSRGISMPTQKSGGKGKINENDVNVGNDVTSDLAIRKALSVGLSRDSILDIALDGYGQKAFSLCDYLPWFNEETVIQDGNMEEARKILADGGWVDTDKDGIVEKDGLKAEFDLLFSSSDQLRSDMSLAVADLALEFGIKINAKGMTWDEIYVKGKENAVMWGGGRHHAHQLYTMYSSKVLNQGYNNMTHYTNPTVDEYLYKAMHAATQEEANKYWKLAQWDGKTGFGTLGDIPIIWLARVDHLYLANEKLNVGSQPIHSHGHEWALFGNITEWTWED, via the coding sequence ATGGAAAAACCCCAAAATTTGCCCTTAAAGCGGATCATGCCGCTTCTTATGGCAATGATTTTAACGTTTGCATCTATCGTTTCAGGGTGCGGCTCTTCTTCCTCTTCTTCTCAGCCTTCCTCTTCATCTCAGGCACCGGAAGAATCAAAAACATCGGCGGAATCCACCACAAAGAAGGACGAGCTGATTCTGGCTGTAGGTAAAACCGATACCGGTATGTTTGACCCCAAAAAGGGCTGGGGCACCCATGCGCAGATCCGTCTGACCCACAGCTCTCTCCTGCGGATTGATTCCGACATGAATTTTGTTCCCGACCTGGCCGAGTCCTATGAGGTCAGTGAGGACGCGCTGACATGGACCTTTCCCCTGCGGGATGATGTGAAATTCTCCAACGGCAATCCGGTTACGGCGGAGGATGTCAAATTTACATATGAAATGCTTCAGGCGGACGGGGTAAAATTTGATTTATCCTTTATGAAGTCCATTGAGGCAAAGGATGCGCACACAATTGTTATTACGCTGTCTGAGCCGCGTTCCACCTTTGTCAGCCAGCTTACCGAAATAGGAATTGTTCCAAAGGATTTATACGACGACAATTATTCCGGTAATCCCATCGGCTCCGGTCCCTATAAGGTTGTTCAGTATAATGACGGACAGCAGATCATCATGGAATACAATGAATACTGGTATGGAACAGAGCCGCAGTTTAAAAAACTGACGCTTCTCCTTCTGGAAGAAGATGCTGCTCTTGCTGCTGCTAAGGCGGGGGAAGCCGATATTGTTTATGTTCCGCCCACGTTTGCAGACCAGGCTGTGGACGGCATGACCCTTCTTAAATTTGAGAGCATTGATTCACGGGGAATCTCCATGCCCACACAAAAAAGCGGAGGAAAAGGAAAGATCAACGAAAATGATGTCAATGTAGGGAACGATGTGACCTCTGACCTGGCTATCCGCAAGGCGTTAAGTGTGGGATTAAGCCGCGATTCGATCCTTGATATTGCACTGGATGGCTATGGACAAAAGGCATTCTCGCTTTGTGACTATTTACCCTGGTTTAACGAGGAAACCGTCATTCAGGACGGAAATATGGAAGAGGCCAGGAAAATTCTTGCTGACGGCGGGTGGGTGGACACCGACAAGGACGGCATTGTTGAAAAGGATGGCCTGAAAGCAGAGTTTGATTTGCTGTTCAGCTCCAGCGACCAGCTTCGAAGCGACATGTCTCTGGCTGTGGCAGATTTGGCACTGGAATTCGGCATTAAGATTAATGCCAAAGGAATGACCTGGGATGAGATATATGTCAAAGGTAAGGAAAACGCAGTAATGTGGGGCGGTGGGCGCCACCATGCCCATCAGTTGTATACCATGTATTCATCCAAGGTTCTTAATCAGGGATATAATAATATGACCCACTACACGAATCCAACTGTGGATGAATATCTGTATAAGGCCATGCACGCAGCGACCCAGGAAGAAGCCAACAAGTATTGGAAGCTGGCGCAGTGGGATGGCAAAACAGGCTTTGGCACACTCGGCGACATTCCTATCATCTGGCTTGCACGTGTGGATCACCTGTATCTGGCAAACGAAAAGCTGAATGTGGGCAGTCAGCCGATTCACTCTCACGGCCATGAATGGGCTCTGTTTGGAAACATCACGGAGTGGACATGGGAAGACTGA